The following are encoded together in the Anoplopoma fimbria isolate UVic2021 breed Golden Eagle Sablefish chromosome 9, Afim_UVic_2022, whole genome shotgun sequence genome:
- the LOC129096365 gene encoding uncharacterized protein LOC129096365, translated as MAGLCLKTVTLVFFLSAGSLAAVDQNTLAVDQNTLAANQDTLAGLILAVKDRYLIKGMFSLALSIQSKNQNLEQIFKDNPVNKVTDQLSKGLVYRGKRLAVAKVKKPEHAELRLLTNLSLVSKKGDLLVIYSYASSCSTSCTVINGPYNIIKKINNVIDKGNWSKYAFVFEKVFSPKNKTHIEKCFLRKALKDLGTSRITLANIFRCYVPNKANSSFQCTSCSSDGGVTEACIDYEQECLKECCRIES; from the exons ATGGCTGGACTGTGTTTGAAGACTGTGACGCTGGTATTCTTCCTGTCTGCTGGAAGTTTGGCTGCTGTGGACCAGAACACGCTTGCTGTGGACCAGAACACGCTTGCAGCGAACCAGGACACGCTTGCAGGACTTATACTAGCCGTCAAGGATAG GTACCTAATAAAGGGTATGTTCAGTCTGGCTCTAAGCATCCAGAGCAAGAACCAGAACTTGGAGCAAATCTTCAAAGACAACCCTGTAAACAAGGTGACAGATCAGCTTTCAAAAGGTCTCGTGTACCGAGGCAAAAGACTTGCTGtagcaaaagttaaaaaaccTGAACATGCTGAGTTGCGACTTTTGACAAACTTAAGCCTTGTCAGCAAAAAGGGTGATTTGTTGGTCATCTACTCTTACGCTTCCTCTTGTTCCACATCTTGTACAGTAATCAACGGTCCTTACAACATCATCAAAAAGATTAATAATGTCATTGACAAGGGAAACTGGAGTAAATACGcctttgtgtttgaaaaagtattcagtcccaaaaataaaacacacatcgAAAAGTGTTTCCTGAGAAAGGCTCTTAAAGATCTTGGAACATCTAGAATCACTCTTGCAAACATATTTCGCTGTTACGTACCGAATAAAGCCAATAGTTCTTTTCAGTGCACAAGCTGCTCCAGTGATGGAGGAGTGACAGAAGCTTGTATTGATTACGAACAAGAATGTCTAAAAGAGTGCTGCAGGATTGAGTCCTAA
- the LOC129095342 gene encoding protein ELFN1-like: MAQRTRRGRQRHNVTGGSSSVVLSTASSFLCWLALLSIMRLPTVTADCWLIEGEKGFVWLAICSMNQPPYEAIPSHINSTIVDLRLNENKIRSVHYSSLSRFGNLTYLNLTKNDISYVEDGAFSAQFNLQVLQMGFNKLRNLTEGMLRGLGKLQYLYLQANLIESVTPNTFWECPNIENIDLSMNRIQVLDGSLFSGLSKLTTCELYTNPFNCSCELLAFLRWLSAFPNRTSERMVCDSPQGFFGYNLLSQNPRMPTQRNALHVLSLVCTDDGSIVTTNYMFGTADSTTLPPDFASPCGLDDCASGTPPDEVINISPIFSDTKPLMMLKQVLHSSAVITVQIPHPYRKMYSLVLYNNSFYTDIQNLKNQREDIELKNLKPNTDYTYCVASIRNSLRFNHTCLTISTGRRAGAGGTENQSSATHYIMTILGCLFGMLLFLGFVVHCLRKKRIMQEKERKMSRIQRTLIELKYGGEGDIEGGSGGSVSQKLGAGESLSRMPYLPQGGEIDPYKLQEVIETPVHKPAKLNYMEVRGSGIEREREREREREREMSPQANPQGSVAEISTIAKEVDKVNQIINNCIDALKSESTSFQQGMKSPSSAGGGAVSTAEPQLVLLSEQGERERGNEFLSPVYKGGRGGREERGRSYHHSLQRHHSMEAPPTSKRPSTSSSPGSARSPRSFRSEGGYHSSETRYIERTSTGERAERAIRTVNPAAAILRAEAQRIRQYNEHRHSYPGSQQHLQEMQHHPQILQELHHHPGGRKPSMLDPITLSRQAKQRELAYSQLSPHYPLSPQYHNLSYCSSPEEDEEDEGLLCTPTLGLWERFKLHRKRHRQASMEDEGYVAAGHALRRKVQFAKDEDLHDILDYWKGVSAQQKT; this comes from the exons ATGGCCCAGAGGACGAGACGGGGACGGCAGAGACATAACGTGACCGGAGGTTCTTCGTCAGTGGTCCTGTCCACGGCCAGCTCCTTCCTCTGTTGGCTCGCCCTGCTGTCAATAATGCGGTTACCAACGGTAACAGCCGATTGCTGGCTTATCGAAGGCGAGAAGGGCTTTGTGTGGCTGGCTATCTGCAGTATGAACCAGCCGCCTTATGAGGCCATCCCCTCCCACATTAACAG CACTATTGTGGATCTGAGGCTGAATGAGAACAAGATACGGTCGGTCCATTATTCTTCACTTAGTCGCTTTGGCAACCTCACCTATCTGAACCTCACCAAGAACGATATCAGCTATGTGGAAGACGGAGCTTTCTCAGCACAGTTCAACCTGCAG GTTCTCCAGATGGGTTTTAACAAGTTGAGGAACCTGACGGAGGGAATGCTGCGTGGTCTGGGCAAGTTGCAGTATCTCTACCTGCAAGCCAACCTCATCGAGAGCGTCACACCCAACACCTTCTGGGAATGCCCTAACATAGAGAATATAGACCTCTCCATGAACAG GATCCAGGTGCTGGATGGCAGTCTGTTCTCTGGACTCTCTAAGCTGACTACCTGTGAACTTTACACCAACCCTTTCAACTGTTCTTGTGAGCTGCTAGCTTTCCTACGCTGGCTCTCAGCCTTCCCCAACAGGACCAGTGAGAGGATGGTGTGCGACTCCCCTCAGGGATTCTTCGGCTACAACCTCCTGAGCCAGAATCCGCGCATGCCTACCCAACGCAACGCGCTGCACGTGCTCAGCCTGGTATGCACAGACGACGGCAGCATCGTGACGACCAACTACATGTTTGGAACGGCCGATTCCACCACCCTGCCTCCAGATTTCGCCTCTCCCTGCGGATTGGACGATTGTGCCTCCGGGACTCCTCCTGATGAGGTCATCAACATAAGCCCCATTTTCTCTGACACCAAGCCGCTCATGATGCTAAAGCAGGTGCTTCATTCCAGCGCCGTGATCACGGTTCAGATTCCTCACCCGTACAGGAAAATGTACAGCCTGGTGCTTTATAACAACAGCTTCTATACAGATATCCAGAATCTGAAAAATCAAAGGGAAGATATTGAGCTCAAGAACTTAAAACCCAACACCGACTACACGTACTGTGTGGCTTCTATAAGAAACTCCCTGCGCTTCAACCACACCTGTCTGACCATCTCCACTGGCCGCCGGGCCGGAGCTGGGGGGACAGAAAATCAATCGTCAGCCACCCACTACATTATGACTATTCTGGGCTGTTTGTTTGGCATGTTGCTCTTTCTTGGCTTTGTTGTCCACTgcctgaggaagaagaggatcatgcaggagaaggagaggaagatgagCAGGATCCAAAGGACTCTGATAGAGCTCAAGTATGGAGGAGAAGGGGATATAGAGGGAGGGAGCGGAGGATCTGTTTCCCAAAAGCTTGGTGCCGGGGAGAGTCTTTCCAGAATGCCCTACCTTCCTCAGGGCGGTGAGATAGATCCATACAAGCTGCAGGAGGTGATAGAAACACCGGTGCACAAGCCTGCCAAACTTAACTACATGGAGGTGAGAGGGTCCGGCATcgaaagggagagagagcgagaacgggagcgagaaagagagatgtCGCCTCAAGCGAATCCCCAGGGCTCCGTAGCAGAGATCTCCACCATCGCTAAAGAAGTTGATAAAGTTAACCAGATCATCAACAACTGTATAGATGCTCTCAAATCGGAGTCTACCTCTTTCCAACAGGGGATGAAATCCCCGTCTTCTGCAGGCGGAGGGGCGGTTTCTACTGCAGAGCCACAGCTGGTGCTTCTCTCCGAGCAAGGGGAGCGAGAAAGAGGAAACGAGTTCCTCTCCCCGGTGTataagggaggaagaggaggaagggaagagagggggagaagctATCATCACTCTCTGCAGCGGCACCACAGCATGGAGGCACCTCCGACCTCCAAAAGGCCCAgcacctcctcttctcctggTTCCGCCCGGAGCCCTCGCTCATTCCGCTCGGAGGGAGGCTACCATTCGTCAGAGACCCGCTACATCGAGAGGACCTCGACCGGAGAGCGGGCAGAGCGG GCCATTCGTACGGTCAACCCCGCAGCAGCCATCTTACGAGCTGAAGCGCAGAGAATCCGCCAGTACAATGAACACCGTCACTCCTATCCCGGCTCCCAGCAGCACCTCCAGGAGATGCAGCACCACCCCCAGATCCTGCAGGAGCTCCACCACCACCCGGGCGGCCGTAAGCCCTCCATGTTGGACCCCATCACCCTCAGCAGGCAGGCCAAGCAGCGGGAGCTGGCCTACTCCCAGCTCTCGCCACACTACCCGCTCTCACCCCAGTACCACAACCTCAGCTACTGCTCCAGCccggaggaggacgaggaagacGAAGGGCTCCTCTGCACCCCGACCCTGGGGCTGTGGGAGCGGTTCAAACTGCACCGCAAGCGGCACCGGCAGGCGTCCATGGAGGACGAAGGATACGTGGCAGCCGGACACGCCCTGAGGCGAAAGGTTCAGTTCGCCAAGGATGAGGATCTTCACGACATACTGGACTACTGGAAGGGTGTGTCCGCCCAGCAGAAGACCTGA